Proteins co-encoded in one Halorussus lipolyticus genomic window:
- a CDS encoding NUDIX domain-containing protein, with translation MTTVDDLWYLTTQAEQQAEQVYHRLTDAYDDFLERTHSRRVSRSRFRTLAERIAEFGAPYGAHSVVYRPSGELLLVWHAGVDMWVVPGGEPDPGESFREAAERELAEEAGVSAQYDGLALNVRVDIRCDDYSTWGVLPLFEARPEDDPTPEPADPDGEITEAAWFDDLPENTRDRDDLRAWREFALE, from the coding sequence ATGACGACGGTAGACGACCTGTGGTATCTCACCACGCAGGCCGAACAGCAGGCCGAGCAGGTGTACCACCGTCTGACCGACGCCTACGACGACTTTCTCGAACGCACCCACAGTCGGCGAGTCTCGCGCTCGCGGTTCCGGACGCTGGCCGAGCGCATCGCCGAGTTCGGCGCACCCTACGGCGCGCACTCGGTAGTCTACCGGCCCTCGGGCGAACTCCTGTTGGTCTGGCACGCCGGCGTGGACATGTGGGTCGTCCCCGGCGGCGAACCCGACCCCGGCGAGTCCTTCCGCGAGGCCGCCGAGCGGGAACTCGCCGAGGAGGCCGGCGTCTCTGCCCAGTACGACGGCCTCGCGCTGAACGTCCGGGTGGACATCCGGTGCGACGACTACTCGACGTGGGGTGTCCTCCCGCTGTTCGAGGCCCGCCCCGAGGACGACCCGACGCCCGAACCGGCGGACCCGGACGGTGAAATCACCGAGGCGGCGTGGTTCGACGACCTGCCGGAGAACACCCGCGACCGGGACGACCTGCGGGCGTGGCGGGAGTTCGCGCTGGAGTGA
- a CDS encoding DUF368 domain-containing protein gives MKRWLSIYLKGVFMGAADAVPGVSGGTIALITGIYERLVGAIAAFDPRVVADLLRAYNPEARGRIAGMLREMDVAFLLVLGSGIITAVVAVTGLLEHALEASPAIVFAFFAGLILASAIVLWSEVGLDTPGEIAAAVVGFGVAFVVAGISAESGLPHAVPLLFVAGALGISAMVLPGVSGSLLLLLLGQYEFMVGELQGFIDAVLAGAVDTALDSLVNISAFLAGAAVGILTFARVVEWALSNYHQLTLTFLVALMVGALRYPVAEVIAETSAWTPSHTASVLVAGLVGAFAVLLVDYYTDDLEYVEDDPTDPTPAPRND, from the coding sequence ATGAAACGCTGGCTCTCCATCTACCTCAAGGGCGTGTTCATGGGTGCCGCGGACGCCGTACCCGGCGTCTCCGGCGGTACCATCGCGCTGATAACCGGTATCTACGAGCGACTCGTCGGGGCCATCGCCGCCTTCGACCCCCGCGTGGTGGCCGACCTGCTGAGGGCCTACAATCCCGAGGCCCGCGGGCGAATCGCGGGGATGCTCCGCGAGATGGACGTGGCGTTCCTCCTCGTTCTGGGGAGCGGAATCATCACCGCCGTCGTCGCAGTGACCGGTCTCCTCGAACACGCGCTGGAAGCGTCTCCCGCAATCGTGTTCGCGTTCTTCGCGGGCCTGATTCTGGCCTCGGCAATCGTCCTCTGGAGCGAGGTCGGTCTCGACACGCCCGGTGAGATTGCGGCCGCAGTCGTCGGGTTCGGGGTCGCCTTCGTCGTCGCGGGCATCTCCGCCGAGTCCGGTCTCCCCCACGCGGTGCCCCTGCTGTTCGTCGCCGGGGCGCTCGGCATCAGCGCGATGGTCCTACCGGGCGTCTCGGGGTCGCTCCTGCTCTTGCTCCTCGGCCAGTACGAGTTCATGGTCGGCGAACTGCAGGGCTTCATCGACGCGGTGCTGGCGGGTGCGGTCGATACCGCGCTCGACTCGCTGGTCAACATCTCCGCCTTCCTTGCTGGCGCGGCGGTCGGCATCCTCACCTTCGCTCGGGTCGTGGAGTGGGCGCTGTCGAACTACCACCAACTCACCCTGACCTTCCTCGTGGCGCTGATGGTCGGCGCGCTCCGCTACCCCGTGGCCGAGGTGATAGCCGAAACTTCAGCGTGGACTCCGAGCCACACAGCCAGCGTCCTCGTCGCGGGTCTGGTCGGCGCGTTCGCGGTCCTGCTGGTTGATTACTACACCGACGACTTGGAGTACGTCGAGGACGACCCCACCGACCCGACGCCGGCACCCCGCAACGACTGA
- a CDS encoding RNA-binding protein: MAEVPFHYIDLRAFCYATEDDKRVEQALRTYLPDEFEIERATSEGHHGDRILVLSARVENADEMRHVLSKVAELPDADNLLDELDQRVNDNCAMFLRLDKQSAYRGEAELGEGITFRAKVEAYPANKEAAVENAREALSSL; encoded by the coding sequence ATGGCCGAAGTTCCGTTTCACTACATCGACCTGCGGGCGTTCTGCTACGCGACCGAGGACGACAAGCGCGTCGAGCAGGCCCTGCGGACCTACCTCCCCGACGAGTTCGAAATCGAGCGCGCGACCAGCGAGGGCCACCACGGCGACCGAATTCTCGTCCTCTCGGCCCGCGTCGAGAACGCCGACGAGATGCGCCACGTCCTCTCGAAGGTGGCCGAACTCCCCGACGCCGACAACTTGCTGGACGAACTCGACCAGCGCGTGAACGACAACTGCGCGATGTTCCTGCGCCTCGACAAGCAGTCGGCCTACCGTGGCGAGGCCGAACTCGGCGAGGGCATTACCTTCCGGGCGAAAGTCGAGGCCTACCCCGCCAACAAGGAGGCCGCCGTCGAGAACGCGCGCGAGGCGCTGTCTTCGCTCTGA
- a CDS encoding zinc ribbon domain-containing protein: MNPKIEAVGAYAPRFRVSAEEFEQAWGQFHAGGVNSKAVPDADEDALTMAYEAVRRALDAADLAGADVSSLIFSSTTPPLAEEDLSARLGGMLGVGQSATRHVVTGSTRAGTRALDAALSAGPWDDGVGLVVASDCPRGEPDSAEDHAGGAGAAAFVLSESGDAEVRERAEYAEEFPGTRFRRSGSETVEGLGATGYERQAFTETLAGAAEQIDFDGSEIDAAAVQAPNGKMPYRAGGALGVGTETIQAGATVHDLGDTGAASVPLGIAKSLAQGAETVLAASFGSGAGADALLVETGGDDVAAELALDDGEEVSYAEYLRKRGELTAGPPDGGGAYVSVPSWKRTLDQRHRLLAGKCPDCGSLNFPPEGACNSCKSLVDEYETVELTGEGTVEASTVISQGGAPPEFAEQQAQSGDFGVAVVALEGPDGGEASIPAQVVGAEAGSVEIGDAVETTMRRIYTQEGVTRYGFKMRPQGTE; the protein is encoded by the coding sequence ATGAATCCCAAAATCGAGGCGGTCGGAGCCTACGCCCCCCGATTCCGGGTCTCCGCCGAGGAGTTCGAGCAGGCGTGGGGCCAGTTCCACGCCGGCGGGGTCAACTCGAAGGCAGTCCCCGACGCCGACGAGGACGCCCTGACGATGGCCTACGAGGCTGTCCGGCGGGCGCTCGACGCCGCCGACCTCGCGGGCGCGGACGTATCATCTTTAATATTCTCCTCTACGACGCCGCCGCTGGCCGAGGAGGACCTGAGCGCCCGCCTCGGTGGGATGCTCGGCGTCGGACAGTCGGCGACCCGACACGTCGTCACCGGAAGCACGCGGGCCGGAACGCGGGCGCTCGACGCCGCGCTCTCGGCCGGGCCGTGGGACGATGGAGTGGGCTTGGTCGTGGCGAGCGACTGCCCGCGCGGCGAACCCGATAGCGCCGAGGACCACGCCGGCGGAGCGGGCGCGGCCGCGTTCGTCCTCTCGGAGTCGGGCGATGCCGAGGTGCGCGAGCGGGCCGAGTACGCCGAGGAGTTCCCCGGCACGCGCTTCCGGCGCTCGGGGTCCGAGACCGTCGAGGGCCTCGGCGCGACCGGATACGAGCGACAGGCGTTCACCGAGACGCTGGCCGGAGCGGCCGAGCAGATTGATTTCGACGGAAGCGAGATAGATGCCGCCGCGGTGCAGGCCCCGAACGGCAAGATGCCCTACCGCGCTGGGGGCGCGCTCGGCGTCGGTACCGAGACGATTCAGGCCGGCGCGACGGTCCACGACTTGGGCGATACCGGTGCGGCGAGCGTCCCGCTCGGGATTGCCAAGAGCCTCGCACAGGGTGCCGAGACGGTTCTGGCGGCGTCGTTCGGAAGCGGCGCGGGCGCTGACGCCCTGCTGGTCGAGACCGGTGGGGACGACGTGGCGGCCGAACTGGCGCTGGACGACGGCGAGGAGGTCAGCTACGCCGAATATCTCCGCAAGCGCGGCGAGTTGACCGCCGGCCCGCCGGACGGCGGCGGGGCCTACGTCAGCGTGCCCTCGTGGAAGCGCACCCTCGACCAGCGCCACCGCTTGCTGGCAGGGAAATGTCCCGATTGTGGGAGTCTGAACTTCCCGCCGGAGGGCGCGTGTAACTCCTGCAAGTCGCTGGTCGATGAGTACGAGACGGTCGAACTCACCGGCGAGGGCACCGTCGAGGCCTCGACGGTCATCTCGCAGGGGGGTGCCCCGCCAGAGTTCGCCGAACAGCAGGCCCAGTCGGGCGATTTCGGCGTTGCTGTCGTGGCTCTGGAAGGCCCGGACGGCGGCGAGGCCAGCATCCCGGCGCAAGTCGTCGGCGCTGAGGCCGGGAGCGTCGAAATCGGTGACGCCGTAGAGACGACGATGCGGCGGATTTACACGCAGGAAGGCGTGACGAGGTACGGATTCAAGATGCGTCCGCAGGGAACGGAGTGA
- a CDS encoding enoyl-CoA hydratase/isomerase family protein — MSDNSEGRPGEDDIGSPEAVGDECETVGVSVGEEVEHVATVTLSRPDARNALNAQLRAELKDVLDAIEASDVRVVVLTGSDESGAFVAGADVTELRERGPLEQREASKRPRVYEYVDDLEQPVIGAINGHALGGGCELAQACDTRIAREGAKLGQPEINLGIMPGGGGTQRLARLVGEGQAMKLILSGELIDAEEARDIGLVDEVHDEDDFEDRVYDLAESMAEKSPLALEFAKKAVKASSRMDLEQGIEYEAELFAHLFASDDKNEGIDAFFEDRDPEWEGK, encoded by the coding sequence ATGAGCGACAACAGTGAAGGCCGACCCGGTGAGGACGACATCGGAAGCCCCGAAGCGGTCGGCGACGAGTGCGAAACTGTCGGCGTCTCGGTCGGCGAGGAGGTCGAACACGTCGCCACCGTCACGCTCTCGCGGCCCGACGCCCGCAACGCCCTGAACGCTCAACTCCGCGCTGAGTTGAAGGACGTGCTGGACGCCATCGAGGCCAGCGACGTGCGTGTGGTCGTCCTGACCGGTTCCGACGAATCGGGCGCGTTCGTGGCAGGTGCCGACGTGACCGAACTCCGCGAGCGCGGTCCCCTCGAACAGCGCGAGGCCAGCAAGCGCCCCCGAGTCTACGAGTACGTGGACGACCTCGAACAGCCGGTTATCGGGGCCATCAACGGCCACGCCCTCGGCGGCGGGTGCGAGCTCGCCCAAGCCTGCGACACCCGAATCGCCCGCGAGGGAGCGAAGTTGGGTCAACCGGAAATCAACCTCGGCATCATGCCCGGCGGCGGCGGCACCCAGCGCCTCGCGCGTCTCGTCGGCGAGGGTCAAGCGATGAAACTCATCCTCTCCGGCGAACTCATCGACGCCGAGGAGGCCCGCGACATCGGCCTCGTGGACGAGGTTCACGACGAGGACGACTTCGAGGACCGAGTGTACGACCTCGCCGAGTCGATGGCCGAAAAGAGTCCGCTCGCGCTCGAATTCGCCAAGAAGGCCGTGAAGGCTTCCAGTCGGATGGACTTGGAGCAGGGTATCGAGTACGAGGCCGAACTGTTCGCCCACCTGTTCGCCTCCGACGACAAAAACGAGGGCATCGACGCCTTCTTCGAGGACCGCGACCCCGAGTGGGAAGGGAAGTAA
- the pyrB gene encoding aspartate carbamoyltransferase, which translates to MRHDHLITAKQLSRENVEAVLDRAAEIDADPAAFADRHDDAILGLCFFEPSTRTKMSFETAIKRLGGDIVDMGSVESSSVKKGESLADTARVIEGYADAMVLRHPSQGAAKMVSEFVDVPLLNAGDGAGHHPTQTLLDLYTIRENAGLDDLTIGIMGDLKYGRTVHSLANALTNFDADQHFISPESLKLPRSVRYDLHESGAMVREHTELDEILPALDVLYVTRIQRERFPDENEYQQVAGEYGIDLETLESAKDDLTVMHPLPRVDEIAPEVDDTKYATYFEQAHNGVPVRMALLDRMLEDNR; encoded by the coding sequence ATGCGGCACGACCACCTCATAACTGCCAAACAACTCTCCCGAGAGAACGTCGAGGCGGTCCTCGACCGCGCGGCCGAAATCGACGCCGACCCGGCCGCGTTCGCCGACCGCCACGACGACGCCATCCTCGGCCTGTGTTTCTTCGAGCCGAGTACCCGCACCAAGATGAGTTTCGAGACCGCAATCAAGCGCCTCGGCGGCGACATCGTGGACATGGGGAGCGTCGAGTCCTCGTCGGTCAAGAAGGGCGAGAGCCTCGCCGACACCGCCCGCGTCATCGAGGGCTACGCCGACGCGATGGTTCTGCGCCACCCGAGTCAGGGCGCGGCCAAGATGGTCAGCGAGTTCGTGGACGTGCCTCTCCTGAACGCCGGAGACGGCGCGGGCCACCACCCGACCCAGACCCTACTGGACCTCTACACCATCCGAGAGAACGCCGGCTTAGACGACCTCACCATCGGCATCATGGGCGACCTGAAGTACGGCCGGACGGTCCACTCGCTGGCCAACGCCCTGACCAACTTCGACGCGGACCAGCACTTCATTAGCCCCGAGAGCCTGAAACTGCCCCGGAGCGTGCGCTACGACCTCCACGAGTCGGGCGCGATGGTCCGCGAGCATACGGAACTCGACGAGATTCTGCCCGCGCTCGACGTGCTGTACGTCACCCGCATCCAGCGCGAGCGATTCCCCGACGAGAACGAGTACCAGCAGGTCGCGGGCGAGTACGGCATCGACCTCGAAACGCTCGAATCGGCGAAGGACGACCTGACGGTCATGCACCCCCTGCCGCGAGTGGACGAAATCGCGCCCGAGGTTGACGACACCAAGTACGCGACCTACTTCGAACAGGCCCACAACGGCGTGCCGGTCCGCATGGCGCTTCTCGACCGGATGCTGGAGGACAACCGATGA
- a CDS encoding antitoxin VapB family protein: MGSKNISITEDAYERLKAHKREGESFTDVIVRLTEDERDIMSGFGAWSGTDKGDHARKAREQLNAEFEDGR; this comes from the coding sequence ATGGGTAGTAAGAACATCTCGATAACCGAGGACGCTTACGAGCGACTAAAAGCACACAAACGCGAGGGAGAGAGCTTTACAGACGTGATTGTTCGTCTGACGGAAGACGAGCGCGACATCATGAGCGGATTTGGCGCATGGAGTGGTACTGACAAGGGAGACCATGCTCGGAAAGCCCGCGAGCAGTTGAACGCCGAGTTTGAGGACGGTCGATGA
- a CDS encoding 3-hydroxyacyl-CoA dehydrogenase family protein, which yields MRDLQVAVLGAGTMGHGIAQVSAMAGHSVTIRDIEEDFVQDGLSSIEQNLQGGVERDKVTADEKAATLDRISGTTDLAEAVSDADLVVEAVPEDVDLKKQTFEDVEAEVADDTIIASNTSSLPVTEIVSALENPGRGIGLHFFNPVHIMQLVEVVVGEQTDDETVAFATDYIEDIGKTAIEVQDTAGFASSRLGVALGVEAMRMVEEGVASPRDIDQSMELGYNHPMGPVELGDVVGLDVRLDILEHLRDELGERFRPPQILRRKVRAGKLGKKTGEGFYVWEDGEIVGTSGDWGEEE from the coding sequence ATGAGAGACCTACAAGTCGCTGTACTCGGCGCAGGAACGATGGGTCACGGGATCGCCCAAGTCTCGGCGATGGCCGGCCATAGCGTGACGATTCGGGACATCGAGGAGGACTTCGTTCAGGACGGTCTCTCCTCGATAGAGCAGAACCTTCAGGGCGGCGTCGAGCGCGACAAAGTGACCGCCGACGAGAAAGCGGCCACGCTCGACCGCATCTCGGGCACCACCGACCTCGCCGAGGCCGTCTCGGACGCCGACCTCGTAGTCGAGGCGGTTCCCGAGGACGTGGACCTCAAGAAACAGACCTTCGAGGACGTGGAGGCAGAAGTCGCAGACGACACCATCATCGCCTCGAACACCTCATCGCTCCCCGTGACCGAAATCGTCTCGGCGCTGGAGAATCCCGGCCGGGGAATCGGCCTGCACTTCTTCAACCCGGTCCACATCATGCAGTTGGTCGAGGTAGTCGTCGGCGAGCAGACCGACGACGAGACTGTCGCGTTCGCCACCGACTACATCGAGGACATCGGCAAGACCGCCATCGAAGTGCAGGACACCGCCGGGTTCGCCTCCTCGCGCCTCGGGGTCGCGCTGGGCGTCGAGGCCATGCGCATGGTCGAGGAGGGCGTCGCAAGCCCCCGCGACATCGACCAGTCGATGGAACTGGGCTACAACCACCCGATGGGTCCGGTCGAACTCGGCGACGTGGTGGGACTCGACGTGCGCCTCGACATCCTCGAACACCTCCGCGACGAGTTGGGCGAGCGGTTCCGCCCGCCCCAAATCCTGCGCCGGAAGGTCCGGGCCGGGAAACTCGGCAAGAAGACCGGCGAGGGCTTCTACGTCTGGGAGGACGGCGAAATCGTGGGCACCTCCGGCGACTGGGGTGAGGAGGAATGA
- the pyrI gene encoding aspartate carbamoyltransferase regulatory subunit — protein MSDHQLRVSKIPRGTVIDHIRAGQALNVLAILGIDGRAGETVSVGMNIPSDQMSQKDIVKVEGRELSQDEVDVLSLIAPEATINIIREYEVVEKQYLERPERVVGVLSCPNHNCITNANEPVETKFDVLDEGVRCEYCETIVREDLAAHIAVK, from the coding sequence ATGAGCGACCACCAACTCCGCGTGAGCAAGATTCCCCGAGGCACCGTCATCGACCACATCCGGGCCGGACAGGCCCTCAACGTCCTCGCCATCCTCGGCATCGACGGCCGGGCGGGCGAGACGGTCAGCGTCGGCATGAACATCCCGAGCGACCAGATGAGCCAGAAGGACATCGTGAAGGTCGAGGGCCGCGAACTCAGCCAAGACGAGGTGGACGTGCTGTCGCTCATCGCGCCCGAGGCCACCATCAACATCATCCGGGAGTACGAGGTGGTCGAGAAGCAGTACCTCGAACGCCCCGAGCGCGTGGTCGGCGTGCTGTCGTGTCCGAACCACAACTGCATCACCAACGCCAACGAACCCGTCGAGACCAAATTCGACGTGCTGGACGAGGGGGTTCGGTGCGAGTACTGCGAGACCATCGTCCGCGAGGACCTCGCGGCCCACATCGCAGTCAAGTAG
- a CDS encoding 3-oxoacyl-ACP reductase family protein, producing the protein MPAVLVTGSSRGIGRAIAERFARDGYDVAVNYVSSAQKARAVAETIQQNTDSEAVAVRGDVGDPEEAADLVDATVEAFGDLSHVVNNAGVDQHVHTEDLSPEDFDSVMDTNVNGAFNVTKAALPHLKESDAAPTPSVTNVSSILAYTGAPVECHYAASKAGLLGLTKSHAGDFAPDIRVNAIAPGHIETDMTADRTDDEKRDEMANIPVERFGQPEDIADAAAYLRDAGFVTGETLNVNGGELMR; encoded by the coding sequence ATGCCAGCAGTACTCGTCACCGGGTCCTCGCGGGGTATCGGCCGGGCAATCGCCGAGCGGTTCGCGCGCGACGGCTACGACGTCGCCGTCAACTACGTTTCCAGCGCCCAGAAGGCGCGGGCCGTGGCCGAGACCATCCAGCAGAACACCGACAGCGAGGCCGTCGCAGTCCGGGGCGACGTGGGCGACCCCGAGGAGGCCGCCGACCTCGTGGACGCCACAGTCGAGGCCTTCGGCGACCTCTCGCACGTCGTCAACAACGCCGGGGTGGACCAGCACGTCCACACCGAGGACCTCTCGCCCGAGGACTTCGACAGCGTGATGGACACCAACGTCAACGGCGCGTTCAACGTCACGAAGGCCGCCCTGCCCCATCTGAAGGAGTCGGACGCCGCCCCGACGCCCTCGGTCACGAACGTCTCGTCGATTCTGGCCTATACCGGCGCGCCGGTCGAGTGCCACTACGCGGCGTCGAAGGCCGGTCTCCTCGGTCTGACCAAGAGTCACGCCGGCGACTTCGCGCCCGACATCCGGGTCAACGCCATCGCGCCGGGCCACATCGAGACCGACATGACCGCCGACCGGACCGACGACGAGAAGCGCGACGAGATGGCAAACATCCCGGTCGAGCGGTTCGGCCAACCCGAGGACATCGCCGACGCCGCGGCCTACCTCCGAGACGCCGGATTCGTCACCGGCGAGACCCTGAACGTCAACGGCGGCGAACTGATGCGCTGA
- a CDS encoding PIN domain-containing protein — translation MKCLDSSVLIAYLEEDETALHYISDHLDEPLYAPSLALFEVYQGAVFGDDEDEPEVTRQHLDWLDDILPFTEATALETARLQSELLDEGTPLAPRDAMIAGSAREVGATLVSEDGDLTNDGVKTVMAAESYE, via the coding sequence ATGAAGTGTTTGGACAGTAGCGTTCTCATCGCGTATCTCGAAGAGGATGAGACCGCCTTACACTACATTTCTGACCACCTAGACGAACCGCTGTACGCGCCGAGTCTTGCGCTATTTGAGGTCTATCAGGGCGCGGTTTTCGGAGACGATGAAGACGAACCGGAGGTGACACGCCAGCACTTGGACTGGTTGGACGACATTCTACCGTTCACTGAGGCTACAGCGCTGGAAACAGCTCGGCTCCAGTCAGAATTGCTTGACGAAGGAACACCGCTTGCACCGCGTGACGCGATGATTGCCGGGAGCGCACGGGAAGTCGGGGCGACGTTGGTCTCCGAAGATGGGGACCTCACGAACGATGGCGTCAAGACCGTGATGGCCGCTGAATCCTATGAATAG
- a CDS encoding GNAT family N-acetyltransferase, which produces MSIEIRRGRPADIDALQRVSRRAWKEAHAPIIGEETVEDFLGDHYDAESFRAEIEDDETVFAVAVDDAGVPVGFVSARPSDDDPAVYDLGRLYVSPERWGEGIGQQLLARAEETIADWGGERVLLGVMAENDRAVSFYESAGYDRTGEFYDERIGTQGYTYVAQVSDER; this is translated from the coding sequence ATGTCCATCGAGATTCGACGGGGCAGACCCGCCGACATCGACGCGCTCCAGCGAGTCTCCCGCCGGGCGTGGAAGGAGGCCCACGCGCCGATAATCGGCGAGGAGACCGTCGAAGATTTCCTCGGCGACCACTACGACGCCGAGAGCTTCCGGGCCGAAATCGAGGACGACGAAACCGTCTTCGCGGTTGCAGTGGACGACGCCGGGGTCCCGGTGGGATTCGTCTCGGCCCGGCCGAGCGACGACGACCCCGCGGTCTACGACCTCGGGCGACTCTACGTCTCGCCCGAACGGTGGGGCGAGGGAATCGGCCAGCAGTTGCTCGCCCGCGCCGAGGAGACCATCGCCGACTGGGGCGGCGAGCGCGTCCTCCTCGGCGTCATGGCCGAGAACGACCGCGCCGTGTCGTTCTACGAGTCGGCGGGCTACGACCGGACCGGCGAGTTCTACGACGAGCGCATCGGGACGCAGGGCTACACCTACGTCGCGCAGGTGTCGGACGAGCGATAA
- a CDS encoding DUF2391 domain-containing protein yields MSDSGSATPPSDPPHEPELSDLLDELEELEETVDDPDERQQVRETIRVARRVQPTPFGRVIRGFDRHDASEALVGSVLIGVPMLAEGGTLEIGAFLALHPVSFVATVLATIGLVVGVLYVAEIQQVEIYRPFFGVIPRRLVGVLGISFVTAVALMTGWGRIEWSDPWLALCQTTVAFAPMSLAAALGDILPGS; encoded by the coding sequence ATGAGCGATTCCGGTTCGGCGACCCCACCCTCCGACCCGCCCCACGAACCCGAGTTGTCCGACCTGTTGGACGAACTCGAAGAACTGGAGGAGACCGTAGACGACCCCGACGAGCGCCAGCAGGTCCGGGAGACGATTCGGGTGGCCCGCCGGGTCCAACCGACTCCGTTCGGCCGGGTCATCCGGGGGTTCGACCGCCACGACGCCTCGGAGGCGCTGGTCGGGAGCGTCCTCATCGGCGTGCCGATGCTCGCGGAGGGCGGCACGCTCGAAATCGGCGCGTTTCTGGCGCTCCACCCGGTGTCGTTCGTCGCCACCGTCCTCGCCACTATCGGCCTCGTCGTGGGCGTCCTCTACGTCGCGGAAATCCAGCAGGTCGAAATTTATCGGCCCTTCTTCGGCGTGATTCCCCGGCGACTCGTGGGCGTGCTGGGGATTTCGTTCGTCACCGCAGTCGCGCTGATGACCGGGTGGGGGCGAATCGAGTGGTCGGACCCGTGGCTCGCGCTCTGTCAGACCACCGTCGCGTTCGCGCCGATGTCGCTGGCCGCCGCCCTCGGGGACATCCTGCCGGGGTCGTAA
- a CDS encoding DUF1918 domain-containing protein has translation MSFEEDDSVILHDEHSEYDGQEGQITQVMDTMFGDSTYTVSFEDGQETGIPEDALEAVEDDE, from the coding sequence ATGAGCTTCGAGGAAGACGACAGCGTCATCCTGCACGACGAGCACAGCGAGTACGACGGCCAAGAGGGTCAGATTACGCAAGTGATGGACACGATGTTCGGCGACAGCACCTACACCGTCAGCTTCGAGGACGGCCAAGAGACCGGCATCCCCGAGGACGCGCTGGAAGCCGTCGAAGACGACGAGTAG
- a CDS encoding archaellin/type IV pilin N-terminal domain-containing protein, which yields MDISLQKRLPDRGQVGIGTLIVFIAMVLVAAIAAGVLVNTAGFLQTKSEQTGQESSAQVSNRAQVVSAYGNVTDDAHVDYVNLTVMRGSGSEDVNLSAATIEWIGPDTAETLVGKNATMAGGNYVIDPASDEFEISPIQDPGHTVPVLSDQTDRFRITIPAVLLDDDGDGLEKGEEAEVRIVTQHGAVTLYRVTVPQSLSQKNAVTV from the coding sequence ATGGACATCTCACTGCAGAAGCGACTCCCCGACAGGGGACAGGTCGGTATCGGTACGCTCATCGTGTTCATCGCTATGGTGCTGGTCGCCGCGATTGCCGCCGGCGTCCTTGTCAACACCGCCGGGTTCCTCCAAACCAAGTCCGAACAGACCGGTCAGGAGTCCAGCGCACAGGTCTCGAATCGGGCGCAGGTCGTCAGCGCCTACGGGAACGTCACCGACGACGCTCACGTCGACTACGTGAACCTGACCGTGATGCGCGGGTCGGGGTCCGAGGACGTGAATCTCTCGGCGGCGACCATCGAGTGGATAGGACCCGACACCGCCGAGACGCTCGTCGGTAAGAACGCCACCATGGCGGGCGGGAACTACGTCATCGACCCCGCGAGCGACGAGTTCGAGATTAGCCCGATTCAGGACCCCGGTCACACCGTGCCGGTGCTGTCCGACCAGACCGACCGGTTCCGAATCACGATTCCGGCCGTCCTCCTCGACGACGACGGTGACGGTCTAGAGAAGGGCGAGGAGGCCGAGGTCAGAATCGTCACCCAGCACGGCGCAGTCACGCTCTACCGCGTGACCGTCCCGCAATCGCTCTCGCAGAAAAACGCCGTCACGGTCTGA